A single region of the Pseudomonas sp. GGS8 genome encodes:
- a CDS encoding GreA/GreB family elongation factor, which produces MSRAFVNEDNAAAQADLPVERQVSAQPNYVTPAGLAQLQAKVTELQNLLDEESAKGDLADKQRQADLDRDWRYFKQRLQSAQLVAQASSTDKVQIGNWVTFADEYDHEQRVQLVGEDQADAAHGLINWSSPLGRALLGAHVGDEVLWKRPAGDLLIEVMTIEIG; this is translated from the coding sequence ATGAGTCGCGCCTTCGTTAATGAAGATAACGCCGCCGCGCAAGCCGACCTGCCAGTCGAACGGCAGGTCAGTGCGCAGCCCAATTACGTCACGCCCGCCGGACTCGCACAGCTTCAGGCGAAAGTCACCGAGCTGCAAAACCTGCTCGACGAGGAAAGCGCCAAAGGTGACCTGGCCGACAAGCAGCGCCAGGCCGACCTCGACCGCGACTGGCGCTACTTCAAGCAGCGCCTGCAAAGTGCGCAGCTGGTCGCACAGGCCTCCTCGACCGACAAAGTGCAGATCGGCAACTGGGTGACCTTTGCCGACGAATATGATCATGAACAGCGCGTGCAATTGGTCGGAGAAGACCAGGCGGATGCCGCTCATGGGCTGATCAATTGGAGTTCGCCGCTGGGACGGGCGTTGCTGGGCGCGCACGTGGGCGATGAAGTGCTGTGGAAGCGGCCGGCGGGGGATTTGCTGATTGAGGTTATGACCATAGAGATTGGGTGA
- a CDS encoding DUF4105 domain-containing protein: protein MLKRPAWLALCVCAPLSAAPHIDNQRLQQLANDPFWISLGHYETAKLGGWRSYVSDKKFFLAPDGNEHPDRELAATVQALYAPASAGEQHAQCVYPARTRWLKAQLELTGLPTPDCTEFKQWFKDVSPHSAVMIFPAAYLNSPSSMFGHTLLRIDQADVQSDKTSLLSYAINFGAYIEGSDNSILYAWKGLMGGYPGLFALVPYQEKLSEYRSLENRDLWEYRLNLTQQETERMVEHVWELKQIQFDYFFFDENCSYRLLELLQVARPSLRLTEQFPLTAIPTDTVKAVKQAGLVESIEYRPSRERELLSRAEPLTDKEQQWVLKVSADQKQLQEPAFKAQPRERQALIIDAAYRLERYRANGQERDPQRAQRSFELLRAINQNPPPELDIARPGLPEDGHESRTWQVGIGTRGDKAFGEYGLRMAYHDLNDNAESFPLGAQIEILQMKLRQYEGNHWQLQQLDLATIRSLTPRNALLQPLSWQVTGGLERVPGKHDDQTLVSHVNGGGGGTWQLGDDMLGFALGTVRVEHNNDFAGFIAPAAGFNSGLLWKNPLGNFSLEAKGDYFTNGEVRRSMSLNQQWELSRNLGLRLSAQREFSHLASPENEVMLEVKWYHY from the coding sequence ATGCTCAAACGCCCTGCCTGGCTGGCGCTCTGTGTCTGCGCCCCGCTGTCCGCCGCGCCCCACATCGACAATCAACGTTTGCAGCAACTGGCCAACGACCCCTTCTGGATTTCCCTGGGTCATTACGAAACCGCCAAGCTCGGTGGCTGGCGCAGCTATGTCAGCGACAAAAAATTCTTTCTGGCCCCCGATGGCAACGAACACCCCGACCGTGAACTGGCAGCGACCGTACAGGCGCTATATGCCCCGGCCAGTGCCGGCGAGCAGCATGCGCAATGCGTCTATCCGGCCCGCACCCGCTGGTTGAAGGCGCAACTTGAACTAACCGGTCTGCCGACGCCGGACTGCACTGAGTTCAAGCAGTGGTTCAAGGACGTTTCGCCCCATAGTGCGGTGATGATTTTCCCGGCGGCCTACCTGAACAGCCCATCGTCGATGTTCGGCCACACTCTGCTGCGCATCGATCAGGCCGATGTGCAGAGCGACAAGACCTCGCTGCTCAGTTACGCGATCAACTTCGGCGCCTACATCGAGGGTTCGGACAACAGCATTCTGTATGCCTGGAAAGGCTTGATGGGCGGTTATCCGGGGCTGTTTGCGCTGGTGCCCTATCAGGAAAAACTCTCGGAATACCGCAGCCTCGAGAACCGCGACCTGTGGGAATACCGCCTGAACCTGACCCAGCAGGAAACCGAGCGCATGGTCGAACATGTCTGGGAGCTCAAGCAGATCCAGTTCGATTACTTCTTCTTCGACGAAAACTGCTCCTATCGCCTGCTTGAGCTGCTGCAAGTGGCGCGACCGAGCCTGAGGTTAACCGAGCAATTCCCATTGACCGCTATCCCCACCGACACCGTTAAAGCGGTGAAACAGGCCGGGCTGGTGGAATCGATCGAATATCGCCCATCCCGCGAGCGTGAACTGCTGAGCCGCGCAGAACCGTTGACCGACAAAGAGCAGCAATGGGTGCTGAAAGTCAGCGCCGATCAGAAACAATTGCAGGAACCGGCGTTCAAGGCGCAACCGCGCGAGCGCCAGGCGCTGATCATCGATGCGGCTTATCGTCTGGAGCGTTATCGCGCCAACGGTCAGGAACGTGACCCGCAACGGGCTCAGCGCAGTTTCGAATTACTGCGCGCGATCAATCAAAACCCGCCTCCGGAACTGGACATTGCGCGACCTGGCTTGCCCGAGGATGGCCACGAGTCCCGCACCTGGCAGGTCGGCATCGGCACCCGGGGTGATAAAGCCTTCGGCGAATATGGCCTGCGCATGGCCTACCACGACCTCAACGACAACGCCGAAAGCTTCCCCCTGGGCGCGCAGATCGAAATCTTGCAGATGAAGCTGCGCCAATACGAAGGCAATCACTGGCAGCTGCAGCAACTGGACCTGGCGACCATCCGCTCCCTGACCCCGCGCAACGCGCTGTTGCAGCCGCTGTCGTGGCAAGTCACCGGCGGCCTGGAGCGCGTACCCGGCAAGCATGATGACCAAACCCTGGTCAGTCATGTCAACGGTGGCGGCGGCGGGACCTGGCAACTGGGCGACGACATGCTCGGATTCGCCTTGGGCACCGTGCGTGTGGAACACAACAACGACTTCGCCGGTTTCATTGCCCCGGCGGCAGGCTTCAACAGTGGCCTGCTGTGGAAAAACCCGTTGGGCAATTTCAGCCTGGAAGCCAAGGGCGATTACTTCACCAATGGCGAAGTGCGCCGGAGCATGAGCCTGAATCAGCAATGGGAATTGTCGCGCAACCTCGGTTTGCGCCTGAGCGCCCAACGCGAATTCAGCCACCTGGCGTCACCTGAAAACGAAGTGATGCTTGAAGTGAAGTGGTATCACTATTGA
- a CDS encoding DUF3015 domain-containing protein: protein MKRILLGTLFTVVSINAMAQAPGGPDCGWGNMLFEGQRGTPAHFLASTTNGTSGNATFGMTSGTNGCSTNAALTYGGKSWIAMNGMMNELSEDMAKGQGEALTTYAVVLGVAPEDRAHFAAVTHQHFQQIFSKADVTAEDVHTNTLAVLKNDPRLAKYATQA, encoded by the coding sequence ATGAAACGGATTCTTCTTGGTACTCTCTTCACCGTTGTATCCATCAACGCCATGGCTCAGGCGCCAGGCGGTCCGGACTGCGGTTGGGGCAACATGCTGTTCGAAGGTCAGCGTGGCACCCCGGCACACTTCCTGGCATCCACCACCAACGGCACTTCCGGTAACGCCACCTTCGGGATGACGTCCGGTACCAACGGTTGCTCGACCAATGCAGCGCTGACCTATGGCGGCAAATCCTGGATTGCCATGAATGGCATGATGAACGAGCTGTCCGAAGACATGGCCAAAGGTCAGGGCGAAGCGCTGACTACTTACGCCGTGGTGCTGGGCGTGGCGCCGGAAGACCGTGCGCACTTCGCCGCCGTGACTCATCAGCACTTCCAGCAGATCTTCAGCAAAGCCGACGTGACCGCTGAGGATGTGCATACCAACACCCTGGCCGTATTGAAGAACGATCCTCGTCTGGCCAAGTACGCCACTCAAGCTTAA
- a CDS encoding Lon protease family protein, which translates to MPDPVAASLRLAPEALTRPFSAEQFSFSTTNDLEPFRGVLGQERAVEALQFGVAMPRPGYNVFVMGEPGTGRFSFVKRYLKAEGKRLQTPADWVYVNNFDEPREPRALELPSGTAGAFIGDINGLIDNLLATFPAVFEHPSYQQKKSAIDRAFNQRYDRALDVIERLALEKDVALYRDSSNIAFTPMSEGKALDEAEFAQLPEAERERFHDDISGLEERLNEELASLPQWKRESSNQLRQLNEETITLALQPLLAPLSEKYAENAGVCGYLQAMQVYLLKTVVEQLVDDSKTDAVARKLLEEQYAPSLVVGHPHSGGAPVVFEPHPTYDNLFGRIEYSTDQGALYTTYRQLRPGALHRANGGFLILEAEKMLSEPFVWDALKRALQSRKLKMESPLGELGRLATVTLTPQHIPLQVKVVIIGARQLYYTLQDLDPDFQEMFRVLVDFDEDIPMVDESLEQFAQLLKTRTSEEGMAPLTVDAVARLATYSARLAEHQGRLSARIGDLFQLVSEADFIRDLAGDDMTDAGHIERALKAKATRTGRVSARILDDMLAGIILIDTDGAAVGKCNGLTVLEVGDSAFGIPARISATVYPGGSGIVDIEREVNLGQPIHSKGVMILTGYLGSRYAQEFPLAISASIALEQSYGYVDGDSASLGEACTLISALSKTPLKQCFAITGSINQFGEVQAVGGVNEKIEGFFRLCEARGLTGEQGAIIPQANVATLMLDEKVLAAVRAGQFHVYAVRQADEALSLLVGEPAGTPDENGEFPEGSVNARVVERLRVIAEMVSDEDLKEAEKELAQEALLEVKPA; encoded by the coding sequence ATGCCTGATCCTGTTGCTGCCAGCTTGCGTTTAGCGCCTGAAGCGCTGACCCGTCCGTTTTCCGCTGAACAGTTCAGCTTCTCTACCACCAATGATCTGGAGCCCTTCCGCGGTGTGCTTGGCCAGGAACGTGCGGTCGAAGCCTTGCAGTTCGGTGTGGCCATGCCACGCCCCGGTTACAACGTATTTGTCATGGGTGAGCCCGGCACTGGCCGGTTTTCGTTCGTCAAGCGCTACCTCAAGGCCGAAGGCAAACGCCTGCAGACTCCGGCGGACTGGGTCTACGTTAATAATTTCGATGAGCCGCGCGAGCCTCGCGCCCTGGAGTTGCCGTCGGGCACCGCTGGCGCCTTTATCGGTGACATCAATGGCTTGATCGACAACCTGCTGGCGACCTTTCCGGCGGTATTCGAGCACCCGTCCTACCAGCAGAAGAAAAGCGCCATCGATCGCGCCTTCAACCAGCGTTATGACCGTGCGCTGGATGTGATCGAGCGTCTTGCGCTGGAGAAAGACGTCGCGCTCTACCGTGACAGCAGCAACATCGCGTTCACCCCGATGAGCGAAGGCAAGGCGCTGGATGAGGCGGAGTTCGCCCAGTTGCCGGAAGCCGAGCGCGAACGTTTTCACGACGACATTTCCGGGCTCGAAGAGCGGTTGAACGAAGAGCTCGCCAGCCTGCCGCAATGGAAGCGCGAGTCGAGTAATCAGCTGCGCCAGCTCAACGAAGAAACCATCACTCTGGCCTTGCAGCCATTGCTGGCGCCACTGTCGGAAAAGTATGCGGAAAACGCAGGCGTTTGCGGTTACCTGCAAGCGATGCAGGTGTACCTGCTCAAAACGGTGGTCGAGCAATTGGTGGACGATAGCAAGACCGACGCCGTCGCCCGCAAATTGCTTGAAGAGCAATACGCCCCGAGCCTGGTGGTCGGGCATCCGCACAGCGGCGGTGCGCCGGTGGTGTTCGAGCCGCACCCGACCTACGACAACCTGTTTGGCCGCATCGAATACAGCACCGATCAGGGCGCGCTCTACACCACCTATCGGCAGCTGCGACCGGGTGCACTGCACCGGGCCAACGGCGGTTTCCTGATCCTCGAAGCGGAAAAAATGCTCAGCGAGCCATTCGTGTGGGATGCGCTCAAGCGTGCCTTGCAATCGCGCAAGCTGAAAATGGAATCGCCACTGGGTGAGCTGGGCCGTCTGGCCACCGTGACGCTGACGCCGCAACACATTCCGTTGCAGGTCAAAGTCGTGATCATCGGCGCCCGACAGCTCTATTACACGCTGCAAGACCTCGATCCGGACTTCCAGGAGATGTTCCGCGTCCTGGTGGATTTCGACGAAGACATTCCGATGGTCGACGAAAGCCTGGAACAGTTCGCCCAGTTGCTCAAAACCCGTACCTCGGAAGAAGGCATGGCGCCGCTGACCGTCGATGCGGTGGCGCGTCTGGCGACTTACAGTGCACGTCTGGCCGAGCACCAGGGACGTTTGTCGGCACGGATCGGTGATCTGTTCCAACTGGTCAGCGAGGCGGATTTCATTCGTGACCTGGCGGGTGACGACATGACTGACGCCGGGCACATCGAGCGTGCGCTCAAGGCCAAGGCCACCCGTACCGGGCGCGTTTCGGCGCGGATTCTCGATGACATGCTGGCCGGGATCATTCTGATCGACACCGATGGCGCGGCGGTCGGCAAGTGCAACGGGCTGACGGTGCTGGAAGTCGGCGATTCGGCCTTCGGGATACCGGCGCGGATTTCCGCCACGGTGTATCCGGGCGGCAGCGGCATCGTCGACATCGAGCGCGAGGTCAACCTCGGCCAGCCGATTCACTCCAAAGGCGTGATGATCCTCACCGGGTATCTGGGCAGCCGTTATGCCCAGGAATTCCCGTTGGCGATTTCCGCGAGCATCGCCCTGGAGCAGTCCTACGGTTACGTCGACGGCGACAGCGCATCGTTGGGCGAGGCCTGCACGCTGATCTCGGCCTTGTCGAAAACGCCGCTCAAGCAGTGCTTTGCGATTACCGGGTCGATCAACCAGTTCGGTGAAGTGCAGGCGGTAGGCGGGGTCAACGAAAAGATCGAAGGCTTCTTCCGGCTCTGCGAGGCTCGCGGCCTGACGGGCGAGCAGGGAGCGATCATTCCTCAGGCCAACGTCGCCACGCTGATGCTCGACGAGAAGGTGCTGGCGGCGGTGCGCGCGGGGCAGTTCCATGTCTACGCGGTGCGCCAGGCCGACGAGGCCCTGAGCCTGCTGGTCGGCGAGCCGGCCGGTACGCCGGATGAAAATGGCGAATTTCCCGAGGGCAGCGTCAACGCGCGGGTGGTGGAACGCTTGCGGGTGATCGCGGAAATGGTCAGCGACGAAGACCTCAAGGAGGCCGAAAAGGAGTTGGCGCAGGAAGCATTGCTGGAAGTCAAACCGGCCTGA
- a CDS encoding TIGR00645 family protein: MERFIENTMYASRWLLAPIYFGLSLGLLALALKFFQEVFHVIPNVFSMAESDLILVLLSLIDMALVGGLLVMVMISGYENFVSQLDIDDSKEKLNWLGTMDSSSLKMKVAASIVAISSIHLLRIFMDAKNVDPEHLQWYVIIHMTFVVSAFAMGYLDKLTKH; encoded by the coding sequence ATGGAACGCTTTATCGAAAATACAATGTATGCCTCCCGCTGGTTACTGGCGCCGATCTATTTCGGTTTGTCGCTGGGCTTGCTGGCGTTGGCACTGAAATTCTTCCAGGAAGTCTTCCACGTCATCCCTAACGTGTTCTCGATGGCCGAGTCGGATCTGATTCTGGTGCTGCTGTCGCTGATCGACATGGCGCTGGTGGGCGGCTTGCTGGTGATGGTGATGATTTCCGGTTACGAGAACTTCGTTTCCCAACTGGACATCGACGACAGCAAGGAGAAGCTCAACTGGTTGGGCACCATGGATTCGTCTTCGTTGAAGATGAAGGTCGCGGCTTCCATCGTGGCGATTTCGTCGATCCACCTGCTGCGGATCTTCATGGACGCCAAGAACGTCGATCCCGAGCATTTGCAGTGGTATGTGATTATCCACATGACTTTCGTGGTGTCGGCGTTTGCCATGGGCTATCTGGACAAGCTGACCAAGCACTGA
- a CDS encoding DUF6482 family protein yields MNLQELNAYAIAGKIDELNLISMEGVFYVLEARMHGAAHPVLDAHGETLQLRSVEHAREVLHACPKPFNVIHTSAHDEMCGASAEESPKLPSTFRSA; encoded by the coding sequence ATGAACCTGCAAGAGTTGAATGCGTATGCCATCGCCGGAAAGATCGATGAGTTGAACCTGATCTCGATGGAAGGCGTGTTCTACGTGCTGGAGGCTCGGATGCATGGCGCGGCGCATCCAGTGCTCGATGCTCATGGCGAGACATTGCAGCTGCGCTCGGTCGAGCATGCGCGTGAAGTGCTTCACGCTTGTCCCAAGCCATTCAACGTTATACATACCTCGGCTCATGATGAAATGTGCGGTGCCAGCGCCGAGGAAAGTCCGAAATTACCGAGCACCTTTCGTTCTGCGTGA
- a CDS encoding FKBP-type peptidyl-prolyl cis-trans isomerase, with translation MSEVNLSTDETRVSYGIGRQLGDQLRDNPPPGVSLDAILAGLTDAFAGKPSRVGQEEMSASFKVIREIMQAEAAAKAEAAAGEGLAFLAENAKREGITTLASGLQFEVLTQGEGAKPTREDQVRTHYHGTLIDGTVFDSSYERGQPAEFPVGGVIAGWTEALQLMNAGSKWRLYVPSELAYGAQGVGSIPPHSVLVFDVELLDVL, from the coding sequence ATGTCCGAAGTAAATCTGTCCACCGACGAAACCCGCGTCAGCTACGGCATTGGCCGTCAGTTGGGCGACCAGCTGCGTGACAACCCGCCACCGGGCGTGAGCCTGGACGCGATCCTGGCGGGTCTGACCGACGCGTTCGCCGGCAAGCCAAGCCGTGTGGGTCAGGAAGAAATGTCCGCCAGCTTCAAGGTGATCCGCGAGATCATGCAAGCCGAAGCTGCAGCCAAGGCTGAAGCCGCCGCAGGCGAAGGCCTGGCTTTCCTGGCTGAAAACGCCAAGCGTGAAGGCATCACCACCCTGGCTTCGGGCCTGCAATTCGAAGTGCTGACCCAAGGTGAAGGCGCCAAGCCAACCCGTGAAGATCAAGTACGCACTCACTACCACGGCACTCTGATCGACGGCACTGTGTTCGACAGCTCCTACGAGCGCGGCCAGCCTGCAGAATTCCCGGTAGGCGGCGTTATCGCTGGCTGGACCGAAGCCCTGCAACTGATGAATGCCGGCAGCAAATGGCGTCTGTACGTGCCGAGCGAACTGGCTTACGGCGCTCAAGGCGTTGGCAGCATTCCGCCGCACAGCGTACTGGTATTCGACGTCGAACTGCTCGACGTTCTGTAA
- a CDS encoding zinc ribbon domain-containing protein YjdM — MSTLPPCPKCNSEYTYEDGAQLICPECAHEWSANGEAEVASDDTVKKDSVGNVLQDGDTITVIKDLKVKGTSLVVKVGTKVKNIRLCDGDHDIDCKIDGIGPMKLKSEFVRKV, encoded by the coding sequence GTGAGCACGTTGCCACCCTGCCCGAAATGCAATTCCGAATACACCTACGAAGACGGCGCACAGCTGATCTGCCCGGAGTGCGCCCATGAGTGGTCCGCCAACGGCGAAGCCGAAGTAGCGTCCGACGATACCGTGAAAAAGGACTCGGTCGGCAACGTCCTGCAGGACGGCGATACCATCACCGTGATCAAGGACCTCAAGGTTAAAGGCACTTCCCTGGTGGTCAAGGTTGGCACCAAGGTCAAGAACATCCGCCTGTGCGATGGCGACCACGACATCGACTGCAAGATCGACGGCATCGGCCCAATGAAACTCAAATCCGAGTTCGTCAGAAAAGTCTGA
- a CDS encoding polyprenyl synthetase family protein, translated as MQPQAFYRAVADDFSAVDGIIKKQLTSRVPLVSKIGDYITSAGGKRLRPLLVLLCGKALGREGDDLRLLAATIEFLHTATLLHDDVVDMSGMRRGRSTANAMWGNAPSVLVGDFLYSRSFEMMVELGSMPVMKILSQATRIIAEGEVLQLSKVRDASTTEETYMEVIRGKTAMLFEASTHSAAALAGASLEQSEALRTFGDHLGVAFQLVDDLLDYRGDAETLGKNVGDDLAEGKPTLPLIYTMREGTPEQAALVRRAIQKGGIEDLESIREAVEASGSLDYTAQLARDYVARAIRCLDALPASEYRDALVELSEFAVARTH; from the coding sequence ATGCAACCCCAAGCTTTCTACCGCGCGGTGGCGGACGATTTTAGCGCCGTCGACGGCATCATCAAGAAGCAGCTGACTTCCCGCGTGCCGCTGGTATCGAAAATCGGCGACTACATTACCTCGGCTGGCGGTAAACGCCTGCGTCCCTTGCTCGTGCTGCTATGCGGCAAGGCACTGGGTCGCGAAGGCGATGACCTGCGCCTGCTGGCCGCGACCATCGAGTTTCTGCACACCGCCACCTTGCTGCACGACGACGTCGTCGACATGTCCGGCATGCGCCGTGGCCGTTCGACCGCCAACGCCATGTGGGGCAACGCGCCGAGCGTGCTGGTGGGCGACTTCCTGTACTCGCGTTCTTTCGAAATGATGGTCGAACTGGGCTCCATGCCGGTGATGAAGATCCTTTCGCAAGCCACGCGCATCATCGCTGAAGGCGAAGTGCTGCAGCTGTCGAAGGTCCGCGACGCCAGCACCACCGAAGAAACCTACATGGAAGTCATCCGCGGCAAAACCGCGATGCTCTTCGAAGCTTCGACCCACAGTGCCGCAGCCCTGGCCGGCGCCTCGCTGGAACAGAGCGAAGCGCTGCGCACTTTCGGCGATCACCTGGGCGTGGCCTTCCAGCTGGTCGACGACCTGCTGGACTACCGTGGCGACGCCGAGACCTTGGGCAAGAACGTCGGTGACGACCTGGCCGAGGGTAAGCCGACGCTGCCACTGATCTACACCATGCGCGAAGGCACTCCGGAGCAGGCCGCGCTGGTTCGTCGGGCGATTCAGAAAGGTGGCATCGAAGATCTGGAGAGCATTCGCGAAGCGGTCGAAGCTTCCGGCTCGCTGGATTACACCGCGCAACTGGCCCGCGACTATGTGGCCCGTGCGATCAGGTGCCTCGACGCCCTGCCTGCCAGCGAATACCGCGATGCGCTGGTGGAACTGAGTGAATTTGCGGTAGCTCGCACGCACTAA
- the rplU gene encoding 50S ribosomal protein L21, which produces MSYAVIVTGGKQYKVAPGEYLKIEKLEIATGESVTFDRVLLVANGDDVNIGAPVVPGATVVAEVISQGRHDKVRIIKFRRRKHHMKRMGHRQWYTEIKITGIQA; this is translated from the coding sequence ATGTCTTATGCAGTAATCGTTACTGGTGGCAAGCAGTACAAAGTTGCTCCAGGTGAATACCTGAAGATCGAAAAACTGGAAATCGCTACCGGCGAATCCGTAACTTTTGATCGCGTTCTGTTGGTTGCCAATGGCGACGACGTGAATATCGGCGCTCCAGTTGTTCCTGGCGCTACCGTTGTGGCTGAAGTGATCTCCCAAGGTCGTCACGATAAAGTCCGCATCATCAAGTTCCGTCGCCGTAAGCACCACATGAAGCGTATGGGCCACCGCCAGTGGTACACCGAGATCAAAATCACCGGTATTCAGGCTTAA
- the rpmA gene encoding 50S ribosomal protein L27 translates to MAHKKAGGSTRNGRDSEAKRLGVKMYGGQVIKAGNIIVRQRGTQFHAGYGVGMGKDHTLFAKIEGVIKFEVKGAFGRRYVSVVAA, encoded by the coding sequence ATGGCACACAAAAAAGCTGGTGGTAGTACCCGTAACGGTCGCGACTCAGAAGCCAAACGCCTTGGCGTGAAGATGTATGGCGGCCAGGTCATCAAGGCCGGTAACATCATCGTGCGTCAGCGCGGCACCCAATTCCACGCTGGCTACGGCGTTGGCATGGGTAAAGATCACACCCTCTTCGCGAAAATCGAAGGCGTGATCAAGTTTGAAGTAAAAGGCGCCTTCGGTCGTCGTTACGTGAGCGTCGTCGCAGCTTAA
- the cgtA gene encoding Obg family GTPase CgtA produces MKFVDEVSIRVKAGDGGNGCMSFRREKFIENGGPNGGDGGDGGSIYMMADENLNTLVDYRYTRHFDAERGSNGGSTDCTGKKGEDLVLRVPVGTTVIDSATQEVIGDLTKAGQRLLVVQGGWHGLGNTRFKSSTNRAPRQTTPGKPGEQRDLKLEMKVLADVGLLGLPNAGKSTFIRSVSAAKPKVADYPFTTLVPNLGVVSVDRWKSFVVADIPGLIEGASDGAGLGIRFLKHLSRTRLLLHLVDMAPLDDTSAPDAAEVIVSELTKFSPSLAERDRWLVLNKCDQILEEEHDARVKEIVDRLEWTGPVYVISAIAKQGTERLCHDIMRYLEDRADRLANDPAYKEELAELDQRIEDEARAQLQALDDQRALRRSGVKSVHDIGDDDWDEEDVDDEDGPEIIYVRD; encoded by the coding sequence ATGAAGTTTGTTGATGAAGTATCGATTCGAGTAAAGGCCGGCGACGGTGGCAACGGTTGCATGAGTTTCCGTCGAGAAAAATTCATTGAAAACGGCGGCCCGAACGGCGGCGACGGTGGTGATGGCGGTTCCATCTACATGATGGCCGACGAAAACCTGAACACCCTGGTCGACTACCGTTACACCCGGCACTTCGATGCCGAGCGTGGTTCCAATGGCGGCAGCACCGACTGCACCGGCAAGAAAGGTGAAGATCTGGTCCTGCGCGTGCCGGTCGGTACCACGGTGATCGACTCTGCCACTCAGGAGGTCATCGGCGACCTGACCAAGGCTGGTCAGCGTCTGCTTGTGGTTCAGGGCGGCTGGCACGGTCTGGGTAACACTCGTTTCAAATCCAGTACCAACCGCGCGCCGCGCCAGACCACGCCGGGTAAACCGGGTGAGCAGCGTGACCTGAAACTGGAAATGAAAGTGTTGGCGGATGTCGGTCTGCTCGGTTTGCCGAACGCCGGCAAAAGCACCTTCATTCGTTCGGTATCGGCCGCCAAGCCGAAGGTCGCTGACTACCCGTTCACCACGTTGGTGCCGAACCTGGGTGTGGTCAGTGTTGACCGCTGGAAAAGCTTCGTGGTGGCGGACATTCCAGGCTTGATCGAAGGCGCTTCCGATGGCGCGGGCCTGGGGATTCGCTTCCTCAAGCACTTGTCGCGTACGCGTCTGCTGCTGCACCTCGTCGACATGGCGCCGCTGGATGACACCAGTGCGCCGGATGCTGCTGAAGTGATCGTCAGCGAGCTGACCAAGTTCAGCCCGTCCCTGGCTGAGCGTGATCGCTGGCTGGTGCTGAACAAGTGCGACCAGATCCTTGAAGAAGAGCACGATGCTCGCGTCAAGGAAATCGTTGATCGTCTGGAATGGACTGGTCCGGTCTACGTGATCTCGGCGATCGCCAAGCAAGGCACCGAGCGTCTGTGCCATGACATTATGCGTTACCTGGAAGATCGCGCCGATCGCCTGGCTAACGACCCTGCCTACAAGGAGGAGCTGGCCGAACTCGATCAGCGCATCGAAGACGAAGCTCGCGCCCAGTTGCAGGCGCTGGACGATCAGCGTGCCCTGCGTCGCAGTGGTGTGAAGTCGGTCCATGACATCGGTGACGACGATTGGGACGAAGAAGATGTGGATGACGAAGACGGTCCGGAAATCATTTACGTGCGTGACTGA